In the genome of Metabacillus litoralis, the window TAGAACAAGTACATACATTACCAATTGGAAGTGAAATTAAAGATAAAGAAGTAGAAGCAATTGTCGAAGTAAATGTGGGTGACAATTGGGAAGAATTAATGAAAGAAAAAACGATTGTAATTAAAGATGGAATGATCGATCAAATACGCCTGAGGTGATTAAAATGGCAGAAAAATGGTTTAACGTAGGGAAAATTGTAAATACACACGGAATCAGAGGAGAAGTACGTGTTATATCAAAAACAGACTTTGCTGAAGAAAGATATGAGCCGGGTAACACTCTTTATATATTTAAAGAAGGCTCTGATGAACCAATTGAAGTAGTTGTTGATAGTCATCGTGTTCACAAGAATTTTGACCTATTAACGTTTGAAGGAATGTCTTCAATCCAGGATGTTGAACAATTCAAAGGCTCACTTCTTAAAGTGACAGAATCACAACTTTCTGAATTGGAGGAGGGGGAGTTTTATTTCCACGAGATAATCGGTTGTAAAATGTTTACCGATGAGGGTGAGGAAATCGGAACAATTAGAGAGATACTAGCAACTGGTGCAAATGATGTATGGGTTGTACAAAGAAAAGTAGGAAAAGACCTTCTTGTCCCTTATATTGAAGACATTGTTAGAGATATTGATATCGAAGAGAAAAAAATTGTTATTACACCTATGGAAGGGTTACTAGACTAATGAAGATCGATTTTTTAACACTTTTCCCAGAAATGTTTCATGGAGTCTTGAATGAATCTATTCTAAAGAAAGCGCAGGAAAAGGAAGCTGTTCAGTTTAACGTAATTAACTTCAGACAATATTCCTCAAACAAGCATCAAAATGTTGATGACTATCCTTATGGTGGAGGCGCTGGAATGGTTTTAACTCCACAACCCATTTTTGATGCGGTCGAAGATATTCGTAGTAAAGGCAATACAGAACCGAAAGTGATCTTGGTTTGTCCGCAGGGAGAACGTTTTACTCAATCAAAAGCAGAACAATTAGCTCGGGAGGAGCATCTT includes:
- the rimM gene encoding ribosome maturation factor RimM (Essential for efficient processing of 16S rRNA) gives rise to the protein MAEKWFNVGKIVNTHGIRGEVRVISKTDFAEERYEPGNTLYIFKEGSDEPIEVVVDSHRVHKNFDLLTFEGMSSIQDVEQFKGSLLKVTESQLSELEEGEFYFHEIIGCKMFTDEGEEIGTIREILATGANDVWVVQRKVGKDLLVPYIEDIVRDIDIEEKKIVITPMEGLLD